Proteins found in one Zea mays cultivar B73 chromosome 1, Zm-B73-REFERENCE-NAM-5.0, whole genome shotgun sequence genomic segment:
- the LOC100192688 gene encoding COP9 signalosome complex subunit 4, giving the protein MDSSLASAAAIADQRQKIEQYRHILASVLSSSPPDISQAKRFLDHMVSDEVPLVVSRQLLQTFAQDLGKLESDAQKEVAHYALTQIQPRVVSFEEQVVVIREKLAELYESEQQWSKAAQMLSGIDLDSGIRMLDDTNKLSKCVQIARLYLEDDDAVNAEAFINKASFLVTNSHQEVLNLQYKVCYARILDLKRRFLEAALRYYDISQIEQRKIGDEEIDENALEQALSAAVTCTILAGAGPQRSRVLATLYKDERCSKLKIYPILQKVYLERILRKPEIDAFAEELRPHQKALLPDKSTVLDRAMIEHNLLSASKLYTNISFDELGTLLGIDPRKAEKIASRMIYEDRMRGSIDQVEAVIHFDDDTEELQQWDQQIAGLCQALNDILDSMSSKGITIPV; this is encoded by the exons ATGGACAGCTCTCTCGCGAGCGCGGCGGCGATAGCCGATCAGCGCCAGAAGATCGAGCAGTACCGCCACATCCTCGCCTCCGTCCTCTCGTCTTCCCCACCGGACATCTCTCAGGCCAAGCGCTTCCTCGACCACA TGGTTTCGGACGAAGTTCCGCTCGTGGTGTCGCGTCAATTGCTCCAGACGTTCGCGCAGGACCTAGGGAAGCTGGAGTCGGACGCGCAGAAGGAGGTTGCCCACTACGCGCTCACGCAGATCCAGCCGCGTGTGGTCTCCTTCGAGGAGCAG GTGGTAGTGATTAGAGAGAAGCTTGCAGAGCTATATGAGTCTGAACAACAATGGTCAAAAGCAGCACAAATGCTTAGTGGGATTGACTTGGATTCAGGAATCAG GATGCTTGATGACACCAACAAATTATCCAAGTGTGTTCAAATTGCACGACTCTATTTAGAG GATGATGATGCAGTGAATGCTGAGGCTTTTATAAACAAGGCTTCATTTTTGGTCACCAACAGCCATCAGGAGGTTCTAAACTTACAGTACAAG GTCTGTTATGCAAGGATTTTGGATCTGAAAAGAAGATTTCTGGAAGCTGCACTTCGATATTATGACATTTCTCAAATTGAACAACGCAAGATTGGAGACGA AGAGATTGATGAAAATGCACTAGAACAAGCTCTTAGTGCTGCTGTGACATGCACAATATTGGCTGGTGCTGGTCCACAACGCTCCCGTGTTCTTGCTACTCTGTACAAG GATGAAAGATGCTCGAAGTTGAAAATATACCCAATACTGCAGAAG GTTTACCTTGAAAGAATTTTGAGGAAACCAGAAATTGATGCATTTGCAGAGGAGCTGAGGCCGCATCAA AAAGCTTTATTACCAGATAAGTCGACTGTGCTTGACCGAGCAATGATCGAGCATAATCTCCTTAGTGCCAGTAAACTTTACACAAATATCAG CTTTGATGAGCTTGGGACATTACTGGGGATTGATCCAAGGAAG GCTGAGAAGATAGCATCTCGGATGATTTATGAGGATAGAATGCGGGGCTCAATTGATCAG GTTGAGGCTGTGATACATTTTGATGATGACACGGAAGAGCTGCAGCAATGGGATCAGCAG ATTGCTGGACTGTGCCAAGCCCTGAACGACATCCTTGACAGCATGTCAAGCAAGGGAATAACTATTCCGGTGTGA
- the LOC100192688 gene encoding COP9 signalosome complex subunit 4 isoform X1, translated as MDSSLASAAAIADQRQKIEQYRHILASVLSSSPPDISQAKRFLDHMVSDEVPLVVSRQLLQTFAQDLGKLESDAQKEVAHYALTQIQPRVVSFEEQVVVIREKLAELYESEQQWSKAAQMLSGIDLDSGIRMLDDTNKLSKCVQIARLYLEDDDAVNAEAFINKASFLVTNSHQEVLNLQYKVCYARILDLKRRFLEAALRYYDISQIEQRKIGDEEIDENALEQALSAAVTCTILAGAGPQRSRVLATLYKVVQQIPINLDVYGFSGKYGLTEIIASGLSWVVSDLVQCQPDERCSKLKIYPILQKVYLERILRKPEIDAFAEELRPHQKALLPDKSTVLDRAMIEHNLLSASKLYTNISFDELGTLLGIDPRKAEKIASRMIYEDRMRGSIDQVEAVIHFDDDTEELQQWDQQIAGLCQALNDILDSMSSKGITIPV; from the exons ATGGACAGCTCTCTCGCGAGCGCGGCGGCGATAGCCGATCAGCGCCAGAAGATCGAGCAGTACCGCCACATCCTCGCCTCCGTCCTCTCGTCTTCCCCACCGGACATCTCTCAGGCCAAGCGCTTCCTCGACCACA TGGTTTCGGACGAAGTTCCGCTCGTGGTGTCGCGTCAATTGCTCCAGACGTTCGCGCAGGACCTAGGGAAGCTGGAGTCGGACGCGCAGAAGGAGGTTGCCCACTACGCGCTCACGCAGATCCAGCCGCGTGTGGTCTCCTTCGAGGAGCAG GTGGTAGTGATTAGAGAGAAGCTTGCAGAGCTATATGAGTCTGAACAACAATGGTCAAAAGCAGCACAAATGCTTAGTGGGATTGACTTGGATTCAGGAATCAG GATGCTTGATGACACCAACAAATTATCCAAGTGTGTTCAAATTGCACGACTCTATTTAGAG GATGATGATGCAGTGAATGCTGAGGCTTTTATAAACAAGGCTTCATTTTTGGTCACCAACAGCCATCAGGAGGTTCTAAACTTACAGTACAAG GTCTGTTATGCAAGGATTTTGGATCTGAAAAGAAGATTTCTGGAAGCTGCACTTCGATATTATGACATTTCTCAAATTGAACAACGCAAGATTGGAGACGA AGAGATTGATGAAAATGCACTAGAACAAGCTCTTAGTGCTGCTGTGACATGCACAATATTGGCTGGTGCTGGTCCACAACGCTCCCGTGTTCTTGCTACTCTGTACAAG GTGGTGCAACAAATACCAATTAATCTGGATGTTTATGGCTTTTCTGGTAAATATGGGTTGACAGAAATTATAGCTTCTGGCTTGAGCTGGGTGGTTTCAGATCTTGTCCAGTGCCAACCA GATGAAAGATGCTCGAAGTTGAAAATATACCCAATACTGCAGAAG GTTTACCTTGAAAGAATTTTGAGGAAACCAGAAATTGATGCATTTGCAGAGGAGCTGAGGCCGCATCAA AAAGCTTTATTACCAGATAAGTCGACTGTGCTTGACCGAGCAATGATCGAGCATAATCTCCTTAGTGCCAGTAAACTTTACACAAATATCAG CTTTGATGAGCTTGGGACATTACTGGGGATTGATCCAAGGAAG GCTGAGAAGATAGCATCTCGGATGATTTATGAGGATAGAATGCGGGGCTCAATTGATCAG GTTGAGGCTGTGATACATTTTGATGATGACACGGAAGAGCTGCAGCAATGGGATCAGCAG ATTGCTGGACTGTGCCAAGCCCTGAACGACATCCTTGACAGCATGTCAAGCAAGGGAATAACTATTCCGGTGTGA
- the LOC103644502 gene encoding uncharacterized protein, with product MEGEADRGEWLVAVASTASSPSTAVSSKHGGGGYRIVGGPNGNVVAPATKSTIVETTVKRVIFDFWFLALLVVAGSFVGSLLCFLNGCVFIKEAYRVYWSSSGKGRRHCRSRTLLLLCVDVHCCIAQSFADVYLAGTVMLIFGMGLYSLFVSNASADVRSEYKRALSGSSLFGMFALKSKYERSCHDHPTVYELYSTSLGGVPNVNGDSMTT from the exons ATGGAAGGTGAGGCAGATCGAGGGGAGTGGCTCGTGGCAGTCGCCTCGACGGCGTCCTCGCCGTCCACCGCGGTGTCGTCcaagcacggcggcggcggctacaGGATCGTGGGCGGGCCCAACGGCAATGTCGTCGCGCCCGCCACCAAGTCCACCATCGTCGAGACCACCGTCAAGAGG GTTATCTTCGATTTCTGGTTCCTGGCGCTCCTCGTCGTCGCGGGGTCATTCGTCGGCTCCCTACTGTGCTTCCTCAAT GGTTGTGTCTTCATCAAAGAGGCATACCGGGTTTACTGGTCGAGCAGCGGCA AGGGCAGGAGGCATTGTCGCTCTAGAACATTGTTGCTGCTTTGCGTTGACGTACACTGTTGCATTGCACAATCTTTTGCAGATGTGTATCTTGCTGGAACGGTCATGTTGATATTTGGGATGGGTCTCTACAGTCTCTTCGTCAGCAACGCTTCCGCGGATGTTCGTTCTGAATACAAACGTGCCCTGAGCGGATCGTCGCTGTTCGGGATGTTCGCTTTGAAG AGTAAATATGAACG GTCGTGTCACGACCATCCAACAGTTTATGAACTATACTCAACAAGTCTTGGTGGTGTTCCTAATGTAAATGGGGACTCAATGACAACATGA
- the LOC109943602 gene encoding IST1 homolog, with protein sequence MAVGRIKLLRNRKEVQVRQMRREVAQLLEANQDMTARIRVEHVIREEKFMQAYDLIEVYCELIVARLSIIDSQK encoded by the exons ATGGCGGTGGGCCGGATCAAGCTGCTGCGGAATCGCAAGGAGGTGCAGGTACGCCAGATGCGTCGCGAGGTCGCGCAGCTCCTCGAGGCCAACCAGGACATGACCGCGCGCATCAGG GTTGAACATGTCATAAGGGAAGAAAAGTTCATGCAAGCATATGACTTGATTGAAGTATACTGTGAACTTATAGTAGCACGTCTGTCCATTATTGATTCACAGAAGTAA
- the LOC100192688 gene encoding COP9 signalosome complex subunit 4 isoform X2, with amino-acid sequence MDSSLASAAAIADQRQKIEQYRHILASVLSSSPPDISQAKRFLDHSNALYSRTLALLFWGDFAVVLCLIGGIYAIAVVSDEVPLVVSRQLLQTFAQDLGKLESDAQKEVAHYALTQIQPRVVSFEEQVVVIREKLAELYESEQQWSKAAQMLSGIDLDSGIRMLDDTNKLSKCVQIARLYLEDDDAVNAEAFINKASFLVTNSHQEVLNLQYKVCYARILDLKRRFLEAALRYYDISQIEQRKIGDEEIDENALEQALSAAVTCTILAGAGPQRSRVLATLYKDERCSKLKIYPILQKVYLERILRKPEIDAFAEELRPHQKALLPDKSTVLDRAMIEHNLLSASKLYTNISFDELGTLLGIDPRKAEKIASRMIYEDRMRGSIDQVEAVIHFDDDTEELQQWDQQIAGLCQALNDILDSMSSKGITIPV; translated from the exons ATGGACAGCTCTCTCGCGAGCGCGGCGGCGATAGCCGATCAGCGCCAGAAGATCGAGCAGTACCGCCACATCCTCGCCTCCGTCCTCTCGTCTTCCCCACCGGACATCTCTCAGGCCAAGCGCTTCCTCGACCACAGTAATGCGCTTTATTCTAGAACCCTAGCACTACTTTTTTGGGGGGATTTTGCTGTTGTTCTGTGTTTAATTGGTGGCATCTATGCGATTGCAGTGGTTTCGGACGAAGTTCCGCTCGTGGTGTCGCGTCAATTGCTCCAGACGTTCGCGCAGGACCTAGGGAAGCTGGAGTCGGACGCGCAGAAGGAGGTTGCCCACTACGCGCTCACGCAGATCCAGCCGCGTGTGGTCTCCTTCGAGGAGCAG GTGGTAGTGATTAGAGAGAAGCTTGCAGAGCTATATGAGTCTGAACAACAATGGTCAAAAGCAGCACAAATGCTTAGTGGGATTGACTTGGATTCAGGAATCAG GATGCTTGATGACACCAACAAATTATCCAAGTGTGTTCAAATTGCACGACTCTATTTAGAG GATGATGATGCAGTGAATGCTGAGGCTTTTATAAACAAGGCTTCATTTTTGGTCACCAACAGCCATCAGGAGGTTCTAAACTTACAGTACAAG GTCTGTTATGCAAGGATTTTGGATCTGAAAAGAAGATTTCTGGAAGCTGCACTTCGATATTATGACATTTCTCAAATTGAACAACGCAAGATTGGAGACGA AGAGATTGATGAAAATGCACTAGAACAAGCTCTTAGTGCTGCTGTGACATGCACAATATTGGCTGGTGCTGGTCCACAACGCTCCCGTGTTCTTGCTACTCTGTACAAG GATGAAAGATGCTCGAAGTTGAAAATATACCCAATACTGCAGAAG GTTTACCTTGAAAGAATTTTGAGGAAACCAGAAATTGATGCATTTGCAGAGGAGCTGAGGCCGCATCAA AAAGCTTTATTACCAGATAAGTCGACTGTGCTTGACCGAGCAATGATCGAGCATAATCTCCTTAGTGCCAGTAAACTTTACACAAATATCAG CTTTGATGAGCTTGGGACATTACTGGGGATTGATCCAAGGAAG GCTGAGAAGATAGCATCTCGGATGATTTATGAGGATAGAATGCGGGGCTCAATTGATCAG GTTGAGGCTGTGATACATTTTGATGATGACACGGAAGAGCTGCAGCAATGGGATCAGCAG ATTGCTGGACTGTGCCAAGCCCTGAACGACATCCTTGACAGCATGTCAAGCAAGGGAATAACTATTCCGGTGTGA
- the LOC100281055 gene encoding sorbitol transporter: protein MSNSKQHDAADDGGIPAPEAPAKRPPLNKYALACAVLASMNSILLGYDVSVMSGAQLFMKQDLKITDTQIEILAGIINIYSLVGSLAAGRTSDWLGRRYTMVLAAAIFFAGALIMGLAPSYTILMLGRFVAGVGVGYALMIAPVYTAEVSPTSARGLLTSFPEVFINTGVLLGYVSNYAFHGLPVHLSWRVMFLVGAVPPIFLALGVLAMPESPRWLVMQGRIGDARRVLAKTSNSPAEAEERLADIKNAIGIPDGVGDNDDDVVVVARRNKGSHGEGVWRDLLIRPTPPVRRILIACLGLQFFQQASGIDSVVLYSPRVFEKAGLRSNNNSLGATMAVGATKTLFILVATFFLDRVGRRPLLLTSAGGMVVSLVTLASALRAIDRLPEGQATSLAGVSIAAVLTFVASFSIGMGPIAWVYSSEIFPLRLRAQGCALGTAMNRVMSGTITMSFISLYKAITFAGSFYLYAGIAAAGWLFMFFFLPETRGSNLEDTEKLFGGGDHDEDKEDGHDAQKSTELSSSQQ from the exons ATGTCCAACTCCAAGCagcacgacgccgccgacgaCGGCGGCATCCCAGCCCCCGAGGCGCCGGCAAAGCGCCCACCGCTTAACAAGTACGCCCTCGCCTGCGCCGTCCTCGCTTCCATGAACTCCATCCTCCTCGGCTACG ATGTGTCGGTGATGAGCGGAGCGCAGCTATTCATGAAGCAGGACCTCAAGATCACGGACACGCAGATCGAGATCCTCGCCGGCATCATCAATATCTACTCGCTCGTCGGCTCGCTCGCGGCGGGCCGGACGTCCGACTGGCTCGGCCGGCGGTACACCATGGTGCTCGCGGCGGCCATCTTCTTCGCGGGCGCGCTCATCATGGGCCTCGCCCCGAGCTACACGATCCTCATGCTTGGCCGCTTCGTGGCGGGCGTCGGCGTCGGATACGCGCTCATGATCGCACCCGTGTACACGGCCGAGGTCTCGCCCACGTCGGCGCGCGGCCTGCTCACGTCCTTCCCGGAGGTGTTCATCAACACGGGGGTGCTCCTCGGGTATGTCTCCAACTACGCCTTCCACGGCCTCCCCGTGCACCTCAGCTGGCGCGTCATGTTCCTCGTCGGCGCCGTCCCGCCTATCTTCCTCGCACTGGGGGTCCTCGCCATGCCGGAGTCGCCGCGGTGGCTCGTCATGCAGGGGCGCATCGGCGACGCGCGCCGCGTGCTGGCCAAGACCTCCAACTCCCCCGCCGAGGCCGAGGAGCGGCTCGCCGACATCAAGAATGCCATCGGCATCCCAGACGGCGTCggcgacaacgacgacgacgTGGTGGTGGTCGCCCGCAGGAACAAGGGCAGCCATGGCGAAGGGGTGTGGAGGGACCTCCTCATCCGCCCGACGCCGCCCGTCCGCCGCATACTCATCGCCTGCCTCGGCCTCCAGTTCTTCCAGCAGGCCTCCGGCATCGACTCCGTGGTGCTGTACAGCCCGCGGGTGTTCGAGAAGGCTGGGCTTAGGTCGAACAACAACTCTTTGGGCGCCACCATGGCGGTGGGCGCGACCAAGACGCTGTTCATCCTGGTGGCCACGTTCTTCCTCGACCGCGTCGGGCGGAGACCGCTGCTGCTCACAAGCGCGGGCGGGATGGTGGTGTCGCTGGTGACGCTGGCCTCGGCGTTGCGCGCCATCGACCGGCTCCCAGAGGGACAGGCGACGTCGCTGGCGGGCGTGAGCATCGCGGCGGTTCTCACGTTCGTGGCGTCCTTCTCCATCGGCATGGGCCCGATCGCGTGGGTGTACAGCTCAGAGATATTCCCACTGCGGCTCCGCGCGCAGGGCTGCGCACTCGGCACGGCGATGAACCGGGTCATGAGCGGCACCATCACCATGTCCTTCATCTCGCTCTACAAGGCCATCACCTTCGCCGGGAGCTTCTACTTGTATGCAGGCATTGCTGCTGCCGGGTGGCTGTTCATGTTCTTCTTcctgccggagacgaggggcagcAACCTAGAGGACACCGAGAAGCTCTTCGGCGGTGGCGACCACGACGAGGACAAGGAAGATGGACACGATGCGCAGAAGTCCACTGAGTTGAGTAGTAGCCAACAGTGA